A DNA window from Panthera tigris isolate Pti1 chromosome X, P.tigris_Pti1_mat1.1, whole genome shotgun sequence contains the following coding sequences:
- the LOC122235369 gene encoding cancer/testis antigen 1-like, which produces MQAPGDGADGADGADGADGAQILDDGAGGATGSAGSSSGPGNPGGRDGTATSGTVAGEAPQVEGAWPAPRQGEEASASASGEASEKQVLEFALTVPFLCYADAELTYQYLTSSAECYHEAVHTELTVIGSDLFIRLTAEDPVLLQISTASLLNQLSMVVQTMQHLVPAIFSRPRPGKGG; this is translated from the exons ATGCAGGCCCCGGGCGACGGTGCGGACGGCGCGGACGGCGCGGACGGCGCGGACGGCGCGCAGATCCTGGACGACGGCGCCGGTGGTGCGACGGGTAGTGCTGGCTCGTCCAGTGGCCCCGGAAATCCCGGAGGCCGGGACGGCACCGCGACGTCGGGCACCGTGGCTGGGGAAGCTCCCCAGGTCGAGGGGGCATGGCCCGCCCCAAGGCAGGGGGAAGAGGCTTCGGCCTCGGCCTCCGGGGAAGCCTCAGAAAAGCAAGTGTTGGAATT TGCCCTCACGGTGCCTTTCCTGTGTTACGCGGATGCGGAGCTGACCTACCAGTACCTGACCTCGAGTGCCGAATGCTACCACGAAGCGGTCCACACGGAGCTCACGGTGATTGGCAGTGACTTGTTTAT CCGACTGACTGCTGAAGACCCTGTCCTCCTGCAGATTTCCACCGCCTCCTTGCTCAACCAGCTTTCCATGGTGGTGCAGACCATGCAGCACTTGGTGCCCGCGATTTTTTCTAGGCCTCGGCCTGGAAAAGGGGGCTGA